The following coding sequences lie in one Oncorhynchus nerka isolate Pitt River linkage group LG14, Oner_Uvic_2.0, whole genome shotgun sequence genomic window:
- the LOC135575054 gene encoding pleckstrin homology domain-containing family G member 3-like: MTAVAWYINDMKRKQDHAVRLQEVESLLTNWTGPDLSGFGELVLEGAFRVQRVKKERAFFLFDKMLLIAKKRLEHFIYSTHIFCCNLLLVETMKDPLCFKVSDQTIPKQQHIVQTKNQEEKRLWLHYLKRLIVENHLASLPQKARQVLGDNFCQSPQFDQDRLKKSSPRCDEYHRGRRQSAPEFIYTPEKAKKSLPLLLEGNLSYRRGRRQSGWQRGGAVSWGR, encoded by the exons ATGACAGCCGTGGCCTGGTACATCAACGATATGAAGAGGAAGCAGGACCATGCCGTCAGGCTGCAG GAGGTTGAGAGCTTGTTGACCAACTGGACAGGTCCAGACCTGAGTGGCTTTGGGGAGCTGGTGTTGGAGGGCGCCTTCAGGGTTCAACGGGTCAAGAAGGAGAGGGCATTCTTCCTCTTCGACAAGATGCTGCTTATCGCTAAAAAGAGGCTGGAGCATTTCATCTACAGCACCCACATATTT TGCTGTAACCTTCTTCTCGTAGAAACCATGAAGGACCCCCTGTGTTTTAAGGTGTCCGATCAGACCATCCCCAAACAGCAGCACATTGTACAG ACCAAAAACCAGGAGGAGAAACGCCTTTGGCTGCACTACCTCAAGAGGCTGATAGTGGAGAACCATCTTGCCTCTCTACCCCAGAAG GCAAGGCAGGTACTCGGTGACAACTTCTGTCAAT CTCCTCAGTTTGATCAGGATCGGTTAAAAAAATCATCTCCAAGATGCGATGAATACCATCGAGGCAGACGCCAATCAG cccCAGAGTTCATCTACACCCCAGAGAAGGCCAAGAAGAGCCTTCCCctgctgctggaggggaaccTGTCCTATCGCCGTGGCAGGAGGCAGTCTG
- the LOC135575055 gene encoding uncharacterized protein LOC135575055: MQFINQSRVREGMAELKPDIVWDSPLDESLEDPATEPHPCPLAQQGNYLLLASPTEETYESQDPDPNSPEEITVQLEGSRTKMEDQTLPPCLSRESSEEGGCEEGESTPLPADVIEERPQEESTSAKETGTVGERNASEVEDDQTFKTSTPLSPVNLPDEREREKELCSDLPNEDKPPEAPLSVPEHTVQSPLAHKKETQLTKSDRQIIEKIRSYYEAAEAEAGEAGESDSSPTARRNSFSLIIPTGLVKDSVSHFAVFGHQDSLCDSESGRSDGGAEPEPESELPSPLPSVPDQGEGALSPDCSSTSAAGSQEDHSQAPGQGEPALEKCSRFEPGSELPCTELMKDWKEKEKVGAPVSTEREIIPNLSTDITKEPLFSDEAAKVITKGQQVINGHKPSPSDPDTEPKEAQKDSTVPPPTGLHDSKTAPMSQAGWGTIRDRSSLTGNLEGLPSQIKVGRWSRHCKMVSSSRTLYEGAAVADVAGIGLFEASPGDPCLVENSERILSKVQMLARMYSAKASIMKVPLHHKRVCVGHAPWTVTTRHSVPPQAQPLQQHQEEKITVKRAQSHSTGCQEMTSVSSEPQLFGHILVSEQLSPTYRQQENSCALTGPRDSVSNLESTSIASPPSSPLTTPPKTSQVRPEEVVTTALEGKLMGNQSEEVISGAEMRRLHPKRASPVQEGPIQGVGMEFPADGYPRTPERSVNLSRTWAEQKGHNLYSIREDPALGAVAASLAGPCGNKDWSPGVGAAEELLKTIQQQAPTEPETSQVVKPDKACLNTKIMPPYVAGGAERGSSPQMAPGHQSEAESTKAKSQDGTLDDRDVSPAAPKISSHISDTSPTQQRPISGLTEGSNPLVWSPTQSPMTEPMQATHTSGQRVKECQVPEDPKGKEWDMVPRPWSSLQSLMPTPPSGVQSSDCLPKFTSQRPSNLHLPTTKGRRSLPMSWNGSNNATLPSQRLPPSPLRSREPSQDPSLPSIHASGLSPVRRPSSQPSLERSATMLPGIGQPMDAKPPSAFSPSLYQHSPSPIRDSLLLSHPSALTKSLAASCISQSISQSLAKKNTRLQDHATPHPNSTAPLAPAPTASPLRMRSPSPKLTSGPSGPL, from the exons ATGCAGTTCATTAACCAGAGCCGCGTGCGAGAGGGCATGGCCGAACTCAAGCCTGACATAGTATGG GATTCACCCCTGGATGAGTCTCTGGAGGACCCAGCAACTGAGCCACATCCATGTCCACTTGCTCAGCAAGGAAATTACCTGCTGCTTGCTTCCCCTACGGAGGAGACTTACGAGTCACAAGACCCCGATCCCAATAGTCCAGAGGAGATAACAGTGCAACTGGAGGGGAGCAGAACCAAAATGGAAGACCAAACTCTTCCACCATGTCTGTCCAGGGAATCCTCAGAGGAGGGTGGTTGTGAAGAGGGAGAGTCAACACCTTTGCCAGCTGATGTCATAGAGGAGAGGCCTCAGGAGGAGAGCACATCAGCCAAAGAAACCGGGACAGTTGGGGAAAGAAATGCATCCGAGGTGGAGGACGATCAAACGTTCAAAACCTCGACGCCACTCTCTCCTGTAAACCTCCCAgacgaaagagagagggagaaggaactCTGCTCTGACCTTCCCAACGAGGACAAGCCCCCAgaagctcctctctctgtcccagagcacACTGTACAGAGCCCTCTGGCGCACAAGAAAGAGACCCAGCTCACCAAGTCAGACAGGCAGATCATCGAGAAGATCCGCAGCTACTACGAGGCGGCTGAGGCCGAGGCAGGAGAAGCAGGAGAAAGTGACAGCAGCCCCACCGCCAGGAGAAACAGCTTCTCCCTCATCATCCCCACCGGCCTGGTCAAAGACTCCGTGTCCCACTTTGCTGTCTTTGGCCACCAGGACAGCCTGTGTGACTCGGAGAGCGGGCGCTCCGATGGGGGGGCAGAACCAGAGCCTGAGTCAgagctcccctctcctcttccgtCAGTTCCTGACCAGGGAGAGGGAGCCCTCAGCCCAGATTGTTCCTCCACTTCTGCTGCTGGTTCCCAGGAAGACCACAGCCAGGCACCAGGTCAGGGTGAGCCTGCTCTGGAAAAATGTAGCAGGTTTGAGCCAGGGAGTGAGCTGCCCTGCACAGAGCTGATGAAGGAttggaaagagaaggagaaagtaGGAGCCCCTGTTAGCACAGAGAGGGAAATCATACCAAACCTGTCAACAGACATCACCAAAGAGCCCTTATTCAGCGACGAAGCAGCCAAAGTGATCACAAAAGGCCAGCAGGTAATCAATGGCCACAAACCAAGTCCAAGTGATCCGGACACAGAACCTAAAGAGGCCCAGAAAGACTCCACTGTCCCTCCACCTACAGGTCTTCATGACAGTAAGACCGCCCCAATGTCCCAGGCTGGGTGGGGTACAATCAGAGACAGGAGCTCCCTCACTGGGAACCTAGAGGGCCTACCCAGCCAGATCAAGGTGGGCCGCTGGTCCCGCCACTGTAAGATGGTGTCCTCCAGCCGGACCCTGTACGAGGGAGCAGCGGTCGCAGACGTGGCGGGGATAGGCCTGTTCGAGGCCAGCCCCGGTGATCCATGTCTGGTGGAGAACTCCGAGAGAATCCTCAGTAAAGTTCAAATGCTGGCTCGAATGTACAGCGCCAAGGCCAGCATCATGAAGGTGCCACTTCACCAcaagagggtgtgtgtgggtcATGCACCGTGGACCGTCACCACCAGGCACAGCGTCCCTCCTCAGGCCCAGCCGCTACAGCAGCATCAGGAGGAGAAGATTACAGTAAAACGAGCTCAGAGCCATTCCACTG GCTGCCAGGAGATGACTTCAGTTTCCTCAGAACCCCAGCTCTTTGGCCACATCCTTGTCAGTGAACAGCTGTCCCCCACCTACCGCCAGCAGGAGAACAGCTGCGCCCTGACCGGACCCAGGGACAGTGTTTCCAACCTGGAATCCACATCCAttgcctctcccccctcctcccctctgactACCCCACCAAAAACCTCTCAGGTTAGGCCTGAGGAGGTAGTGACTACTGCTCTGGAGGGGAAGCTTATGGGGAACCAGTCTGAGGAAGTCATCTCAGGAGCTGAGATGCGGAGGCTTCACCCCAAGAGGGCCTCCCCAGTCCAGGAAGGCCCCATCCAAGGGGTAGGGATGGAGTTTCCAGCTGATGGTTATCCAAGGACCCCAGAGAGGTCTGTGAATCTCAGCAGGACTTGGGCAGAGCAGAAAGGACATAATCTGTACTCCATTAGGGAAGATCCTGCTCTGGGGGCAGTAGCAGCCTCTTTAGCAGGCCCATGTGGGAACAAAGACTGGTCTCCAGGGGTTGGAGCTGCAGAGGAGCTGCTGAAGACCATTCAACAGCAGGCTCCAACTGAACCAGAGACAAGCCAGGTGGTGAAGCCAGACAAAGCCTGTTTAAACACCAAGATAATGCCGCCTTATGTGGCCGGTGGGGCTGAGAGGGGGAGCTCACCCCAGATGGCCCCTGGTCATCAAAGCGAAGCTGAATCCACCAAAGCCAAGTCACAAGATGGCACTCTAGATGATCGGGATGTTTCACCTGCGGCACCAAAGATTTCCTCTCACATCTCCGACACATCTCCCACACAACAGAGGCCCATCTCTGGGCTAACTGAGGGGTCAAACCCCTTAGTGTGGAGTCCCACTCAGTCGCCTATGACTGAACCCATGCAAGCCACACATACATCTGGTCAGAGAGTCAAGGAGTGTCAAGTCCCAGAGGATCCCAAAGGAAAAGAGTGGGACATGGTTCCCCGTCCGTGGTCATCGCTCCAAAGCCTGATGCCTACACCTCCGTCAGGGGTGCAGTCCTCTGACTGTCTGCCTAAGTTCACCAGCCAAAGACCATCCAACCTGCACCTGCCCACTACCAAGGGCAGAAGGAGCCTCCCTATGAGTTGGAACGGATCAAACAACGCCACACTCCCCAGCCAAAG ACTACCACCTTCTCCACTGAGGTCCAGAGAGCCAAGTCAGGATCCATCACTCCCATCCATCCATGCCTCTGGGTTGTCCCCCGTCAGACGGCCTTCCTCCCAACCCTCACTGGAGAGATCAGCCACCATGCTTCCAGGCATTGGCCAACCCATGGATGCCAAGCCCCCCTCTGCCTTCAGCCCCAGTCTCTACCAgcactctccctcccccatcagggactccctgctcctctcccaccCTTCTGCCTTGACCAAGTCCCTGGCTGCCTCCTGCATCAGCCAGTCCATCAGCCAGAGTCTTGCCAAGAAGAACACTCGCCTCCAGGACCATGCCACCCCTCACCCAAACAGTACAGCCCCTCTGGCTCCCGCTCCCACTGCATCCCCACTGAGGATGAGGTCTCCCTCCCCCAAACTCACCTCTGGCCCGAGTGGCCCCCTCTGA